The region TGATAGTGACATGCAGTTACGTACGATTGGGGGCACGAAGAGTAACATGTAAGTAAAAATACTCGCCAGAGAAGTGTATTCGCTATCATAAAGGCGTAAGCCAAGGCCCTGGGGTGACATCAACCAACTACGTATGGTTTGAGTGGCAGCCATGATAGGCATGCAGCACCTTATTGAGCCTTGGTGCTCCGAATCGAATGGAGCCGGGAGGGGGGCAAATGGGTGGCCCTCCAACAAAAACAAAACGGTGCAGACTCAGTATCGAGTCGCGCACTGTGGCGGGGTATCAGGAAAAAGGACGTTTCGCAGTCGGTTGAGGTTTTCAAGTCAACCAgccgatgatgaggccaTAGACAAGGAGGGTGCAGGCGGCAGACTGGGCCCAGCCGCGGTTGTTGCTTGCTATAGCCACGACGGGGGGCAGCAGGAGCATGAGGGACGCAGGCTGGCGGAAGAGGCGCGGCACGAGGGTGCTGGGCGCCGTGGAGTCGTCATCagaggacgacggggagTCGGGGCCGGGCGAgtcggagacggcgcgcacCTTGTCGCCCGAAGGGTAGCGGATGTTGAAGACGGGGGCGCCTGTGTACTTGACGGcaaggccgagctggtgGGAGCACTTGGGCTGGTTGGCGTCGGGCCAGTCGAGGGAACActgctcgtcgcggccccaGGCGCAAACGGGGTCGAGGATGTTGAAGAGGAGATAATTGTCGGCGACCCAGCTGTCCGTCTGGTTGAGGCACGAGGTGAGGAAGTTGATGCTGTTGGAGGCGCTGAGGGGCAGTTTGCTGCCGTCGGTGCGGAGGAGCTTGCTGCACCTGGAAGGATGAACCGTCTCGTACTGCATGGggacggcaccgccgctgACGGGCTTTTCGGTGGCCGAGTAGCCCGTGTAGAGGTAGTTCCAGGCGTCGTAGCTGATGTCGTgtgcgccggcggaggaGTCGATGCGCAAAAGGTACAGCTGGCGGTCCTGGTAAGAGAGGGAGACGCAGAGGTTGGTGCAGTCGACGGAGCCGGGCCAGTAGGCGACGCGGTCGGTGTTGATCTTGcagccgaggacgccgactGAGGACGAGTAGCTGTCGTGAGGCGTGGcccagacggcggccgcgttactagaggcggcggcggccggagcGCGGGgtagcagcggcgacggcgaagaagatggcgatgGGGAAGGCGATGGGGAAGGCGATggggaaggcggcggcggcggcggatcgtggggtgtcgacggcgcggcggcagcgggccgcagaaggaggaggaggaggaaaccgacgaggaggcgggcgcataagaagcgggcgcgcggggagGAACAGGAGGaacgggaggaggggcggcgggacgctgtctcggccatggcggtggTAGCCGTGATAATAATGatggtggtagtggtggtgggtgtcgATCAGGAGTGCGACGGCCGAATGAGCGACTGCGAATCAACGACTGCGAGCGAACAAGCGAGACACGAACAAAGGGGTGTCTTGTCTGTTTGAGGTAGTAAGTGGTCAAATTCTAGGGAGCGActgcgggcgacgacggcgcgaaGGGAGCGGCGCGACGTGCATCGTCGTGAGAGCGCAAACTGTGGCGCTGCGGAACGGGGAAAAGAAGGTGAGGTCAAGAGAagaaaggaggggggagacAGACGATGAAAAAGGGCCCTCTCTCTGTCAACACCATGAGGACATGCTTCTCgctttttttcctttttttttggtccaatgggcgaggctgccggTTTCCGCGTACCCCGAACATGTTTCGTGTACCTGTTTTTGTACCTGGCACTAGTTCGTGTACCTTGGTACTATCAGCTCCATGCCTACTTCCTCTACTTAGCAgttggtaggtaggtaattttttttttttctgcaCCAACAATGCTGGCCACTGGTTCATTCATGCAGGCGTCCCGCTTCTTGGGCGTTGGCTTGGGCGGCAGGCGAGAGAATGGGGAACAAGGGGCGCCCAGGAAGTGTTGTGTCCAAGTGCTTGGTATAGTTACGTAGTAGGAACCGTTCCTTACGAAGGGCCTTAGTATACAGCTATATGCTCAGACTCATCAGGTATAAACTCGGGTACCACTGTCAGTGGCCACAGGGCCCTCCACGGGCTGCTAAGGCTGGGCGGGATGCTTCCATCCCCCAACGCATGTCGGCCCGGGCACCAGGAACAGCCATGGAGTGGGGGTACTACTCATGTGAAAAGTGCAAAGTGCCTACTATAACTACATACcccgtacttcgtagtaggTAGGCACATAGGTAACTAAATAAGCGACACCCCGCCTCGAGGAAagagcccccccccgacTCCCATGAGAACTCGGAGCCCATCAAATCATGGCCAGCAAATGGTTCGACTCGCCGGCCGGGATTGCTCGATGGCTCCTATAACGCATTTACTGGCTGTTCAGGGACTACTTCGTAACTTGTACAGTAATAAGTAGCCAGGCCATCTAGCCTACCTTTCAAATACAACCCCGTCCAGGCGGTGACTGGTACGTCTTTTGGCGCGCCGTCTATTGCCATGAAACGCGGCGCATTGGACATACCAACTTTGTTGGTATGCGCGCTACTGGACAGTGCTCATAAGTCACCGCTCAGGCTCCTCTTCCCTTCAGAGATTGCCAGACATATCGTTTCTGGTTGTCATTATAATTGTCATCGTTCAATCATGGTTGTTTCCTTTCATAGCACGTTGCAAAGCTTTAGCTTTGTCACATCGAAAGTGCACTGCCGTCTCTTCCCGTCCCTTGCCAACTGCCCTGCATCCTGGGGCCtatgcgcgcgccgccatggcaggCACATGCGGAAAAGAGTAGTTTATTAACCAGTCAGCCGCCCACTCGACAGCTCTTGAACAAGCGTTCCGCCTTTCCTGTCGCCCGTTCCCCATCAACATGGTGTCGtccgctctcctcgtcctcttaTTCCCCTCCCATGCCCTCTGTAttcctgcccgccccggcacgCTAGAGACATACCGTACGAGAGCCGAAGCATATGCCGCCATCTCCAATCACAACTGGGTGGTCTACGGGTATGGCGTCCGCACCCCATCACCGTCCTCCTTGCCTGCGCGTCTCCGTTCTCGTTTCCTTGATTGCTGGCCAGACTCAGACTGACCCATGGCCGACAGAAACTGTAGCGAAACAACTCAGATTTGCTCCATTGTTGCCCGCAAATACCGGCCTAGCAAGAACCCCGCCGAGCCTCATGGAGTAGGACAGAGAAGCAATCGTGTACCTTGCGGGGAAGGACGGGTACGTCGTGCGCCCCAAGacccgccctgctgctcgccacgGCACGCAATAAAGCAAATATATTAACTATCACTCCTCTCTTCCCACTTTAGTGCACAAGCAAAGGAGCGTGCTACGTCGTGGGCAACTCTGGTGtcggacggcgtcgacctgtGTATTGCTGGTGACCAACAAGAGCCTATGTTGAGACTGCGAGGGTCTACCCCCCCGCGGAACAGTAGTCAGTCCATGGAGGCACgactcctcttcctcccgtGTGTGTGCCAGGTAGTTTCTCAGCTCTAGCATCATACACCTCATGTCCTTTGCGGCACCAGCACAGCCGCCTCTCCACAGCCTCTTGCCTGCGCTGTTCAATGTTCCGTGTCGCACTCCCCCGTTCGCTGTGTCACAATATGCCAGACCACCATACGCACTTGACGACACCGAGGGAGCGCTCTTCATCGCATGAGTAGCGTCCCTTTGTCTCGCAGCCCGCCAGCACGTCCTCTTCCGTCATTTGACAAATTCGCCTCGAGTCCCAATGTATGATGGGCTTCTCGTCACTCGCCACGGATGTGGTTGTACCCCTCGATCCGCTGTCGGATCTGCTCCTGGCGCTCTGTGGCTGTGATGTAGGGCGTCTCGGGAGCGAGGTAATTTCGTATCCCGGCAATGGGCACAATCCGAGATTGCACCTTGATGCCGTGTTCGGTGCCATTTCGAGGTAGGCCTTGCCACCGACCCATGAAGGCTACGTGCCGTCGTCTCGAACGACAAGGTCCTCGCCCAGCAAAGACGCAACCGTCCCCCGAGAGTTCGGATTGCTTATCAGTGAGAAAGTCATGTCGCTCGGCCCCGGGGCCGttcggcggccgtggaccaGATACTCGTAGCGGTCGCTGATTGGGACGGTGCGGTAGACGCAATCTGGGTTGTCATACGAGTACCGACCGCCCGGCACCGACAGTTCGAGCGATCGAATAcgtcggggcggcgcatTGACGGAGTAGACCTTGGAGCGCGTCGGGTCATCTTTGACGGCTTTTTGGATGGCGCTGaagacgagctcgtcgacggccaggtcaATATCCTTACTCACCaactcgtcgatgagcttTCCGCGAAGCGTTAGGGCCCCAACGATTGTGTTGCGTGCTGTCCAGCGCAGGGTCGTAAAGTCGTTGTCACGATTGATGGCAACCGCAAGCGCGTCGAGCTGAAGCTGGTCTGTGGTGTCGAGAGGGTTCCGTCGTGCCCAAGCCGTAGCCCTTGTCACAAGccctgccgcggctgccAGGAATGACAAACGCATGTCAATGTCGTAAAACGTAGTGCTTGTACCTGACTTGAGTAGTACTACTGCGCGAAATGGCAGTTGCGGCTCGGCCCGCTGTCTCAGGGTTGTATCGTGACGATGGATGGTGCGTGTCTGCGACGACCAGCCAATCCATCCCCCTGAGCAATGTTGCAGAGCATTGTCGCTTTAAACCAACCGCCGAGAACCACGCCATTGCATGCTACTCTATCCCGCACAGGGTGCCATTTCTCGCGTCATCAAACATGTCGCCCTGGCGCCATGcttgacgatgatgtcgtgCTCGCCCCGGGCCCTGGGCCCTGCCCTTGCTCGCTTAGAAGCCCTTCTCCGccacgcgacgacgacgtcccgCGCAGCGGATCGGAATATGGTGCGCGGATGGCCAATCGCATGTCATATCATCGGTCCTAGCAGCAAGCTCAATTGAAGAGGAGAAGAGCACGTGGTACCATTCATGAACTTTCAGCAGACATCGGCTCGAAGAGATGCTGCGGGCGGTTCCTTGCTGTGTCACTGAAATACATAAACAGCAGCCAGAGTTACCATCGCAAGAATACGGGCCACCAACAGCGCGACATGCCGAGGCTCGGTCAAGACCGGACTTGGcgtccctctctcttcttcaTGGCGGCCTAGGGTCGTACAGTCGGTCGTCTCACAACAGGCGCCAAGGGTGACGCAATCATCAGGGCGCCCCGACGGTGGGAGCTTGGTCAACTTCAAATTCCGGCTCATCGTTATCAGCCGAGGCGAACAGACGACCCTCACTATCAGGGATACGGGGTAAATGGATGTGTAAGATGCGTTACTATACCATCCAAAGGGGAAAGAAGTTCAGCGACCGGTCTACGACCCGCAGGGCAGGCCGAAGGAACCCGCCCTTGGGCAGTACTGCTGATGAATGACACGGGAGAAGAGTTCTCGGAACGTCCGTTCCGGCGCCTGCGCCCACCGGTCAAGGCATCGACACATACGGGAGCACAACGCACTATGTCGTGCATCAATCAGCCTGTGCAAGTCATCCCCTCGTCTGAAGATGCGTCTTCTGGTCTCGCTAAGCAGGATGGTCAATGCAGCATTAGCAAACAGCCACGAGACGTTGAGGGCCAACCATTGTCAGGCCCGTTCCGTCGGGTCTTACGTAGCGCTTCGACCGCACAACAGAGCACAGGGCACCTTGTGTCGGCAGTTGTCGCCCAGCGGTGTCTCACTCTCTTTCGTTTGTTCGTCTTGTCAGAGGTCCTGTCACATTGGTTATCACAGCCAGCCTTCACTTGATTCCATGCAGCCAGGCAATATCACCGATGCAATGTATCCTGACTAACTCATGCATCCTCGCTGCGAGATCCCCAAATGAGCAATGCTAAGTACACCAAACGGGCTTGGACCAGCACGCGACCAATATTCGTCGACAGGAGGGTGTGCCCAACGCTTCCAGGGCCAACTAGCTCCCCGACGTAGCCCAACGCCAAAACATGTCCCTCTTACGTACCATGAAGAATCCCAATATGCGTGGATGCATGGAGCAGTAGATGCCGAAAGCTTTGAGCGACCCCGTGCATCGTCCAAGAATGGATGGGGTGGGGTTCGCGACCTGGCCTTTGAGGGTTTCACGACCTGTTGTGTTTTCAGCACAAACACTAGACCACCTCATGAACAAGTCTGCAAAGATGCCTGTGCCCGTAGGGTTGAGAGAAAAGAATAttctcgacggccaggatgAAAGCATTGCTGATGTATGTTCCAAAGTCGACTTATGGAGTCTTCTTAACCACTTACTTGACTGTGGTTAAATCCCGCGCTTTCGGCCTTGGTCATCAAGTGCCTTCGGGAAAGCTCTCAGCGCCGTGCACATGGCCTCTGCTACTGCAACTAACTGAGCCGTACATGAGCAGACATAAGCGCTAGATCCAGCCGCCACACCACCTGCATTTGTTGTCAAGGCGGAATGACCGGAAGTCGGGGGCCAAAATCTGCCCTCGCGGAAACGATCGTACAAAGGCCAATCCGGAGACGCTAACGCTAGAGTATCCCTATTCTTATGGATTTTGTTTATCTATTTTCACGCCCATGGCACCGTTGGGCTCGGGCTGGCGATGGCATACTGGGCGGCGTTTCAACACTCGGCGCCCACCGATGAGAGGCATGATAAACCACCGTCACGCGCCAGATTGCACATGCGATCGGAATTACTACATCATTGCGTACCGATCGCCTGGGCTACGCGAGCAATTGAAaccgtgccgcgccgccgtggcctcgAGGCTGCCAGTGAGTGCATGGGGCCGGAATGAGACTTTAGCTCCCCGCGCGAGGTCCTACCTGAGTCCCTGCCGCAGGAGGTCCCCATGCGCTCCGACGGGAGCAGGTGGGTGCGTGAAAATAGACAAATAAACATGGTGATGATACGGATGCCCGATCGCTACCACTCGTCTGCTGGACTGGAAGCGTTTCGTACTCAGCCGCCCTGTGCTGTGTCGGAATCCAACGCTATGCCATGGAACTGGGCGACAAGTGGAGTGTACGTTTCTATATGCATTCCTGAAGCAGCTTGGTGAGCTCCGGTCTCATTCGAAGTGGTGTCAAGCGGCCAGGATGGTGTCACATAAGTACCGGCCGGTGTGATCTTACCTCGCAGTGGTGCATCTCGCATCCAAACAGGCCATACACACATTCAGTAGTTTCTTGTTTCTTCTGTTGAGCCTAAGTCGTTAGAATGGCGGACATCCTTGACCTCTTTCCGGAGTACGTCCTGACGGGAAAGCTGGACGAGTTGCGCGCTAGAGAGTACGGATACCTCGACGAGCAAGGTCATACGTACGTCGACTACACTGGAGCCGGGCTTCCTGCGCGCAGGCAGTATCACGCCCACAAGGCTCGACTCGAGGGGGCAACCTTTGGCAACCCACACTCCATGAACCCTACTAGCCACTCCGCGACAGTCCTCGTCGAGAAGACGCGAGAGCGGGTTCTGTCCTACCTGAACGCATCACCTGACGAGTACCAAGTCATCTTCACCCCAAACGCCACCGGGGCGGCAAAGCTAGTTGGCGAAGCTTACTCGTTTCGAAAGAGCTCAAGGCTTGTCTTGACGTCGGATAACCACAACTCTGTCGTCGGCCTCCGTGAGTTTgccggccgagctggagcacACACCAACTACGTACCAATCCAGCAACCAAGTCTGAGGATCGCAACTTCGGCCGTCACCAAGGCTCTGCCGCGCAGAAAGCGCTTCAGCCTAGGTAAAGTGTCTCCTGGTCGTCGGGGGCTCTTTGCATACCCAGCACAGAGCAACTTCAGCGGAGTCCGGCATCCCCTGGGCTGGGTAAGCCTGGCGCAGGAAAGGGGCTACGATGTCCTCCTAGATGCCGCCGCCTATCTTCCCACATGCGCGCTCGACCTGTCTACCGTCCAACCCGACTTCGTCATCATTAGTTGGTACAAGGTCTTTGGCTTCCCGACAGGCGTTGGCTGCCTTGTCGCCAGGCACGACGCGATGGCTCGACTGAAACGGCCCTACTTCGCCGGCGGgaccgtcgaggccgccacgaTCGGAGTGCCGTGGCATAAGTTGTCGACGGGGCCAAGCGCTTACGAAGACGGCACGTCAAACTTTCTATCTATTCCAGACGTCCATGTTGGGCTCGACTGGCTCTCTGGCATCGGCATGGAACTCATCGGCACAAGGGTAAGATGTCTCACAGGATATTTTCTTGCCCGTCTCTCCTCCCTCGAGCACACGAATGGCGCACCCATGGCTAGAATCTATGGACCGACGGACTTGGAGTCTCGTGGCGGCACCGTGACGTTCAACTTTCTCGACAACACTGGAAAAGTCGTGGATGAACGACTAGTGGCAACAGAGTCCGCGGCAGCAGGCATCTCGTTGAGGACTGGCTGCTTTTGCAACCCCGGAGCTGGGGAGGCTGCTTTCAGCCTTAGCAAAAAGAGAATCTCGAGTATTGTTCGCGCGAAGCCGACAACATTTGCCGAAGTCTGGGACTTGTCTGGGCTCccgaccggcggcgccataCGCGTATCATTCGGCATCTCATCAACGGCCCGCGATGTCGAATATATCATTGCCTTTGCAACGAAGACATACTTGGATCGCACGACCAACACGGAAGGGCTACCAGAACGCACGGCCTGTTAGCTATCTCGGTGTGACGCAGAAAGGAAACAGACAGATTTCTAAGGAAGAATTGCTTCGCCCAAATGTTCATACGACACCCGCACGCAACCCGCCCTTTGGTGCTGGAGAATTCGAATACACAGCGTCGAAACGATTCTACCGGCTAGCCATTTAGCAAAATGATCCAAGGTCTACTCAGATTTTGAATATCCCGGCCGAAGTACGGATGCTGAACAAGTACATGTACATGGCCAGTGTCTAATGCGGTTCTGTTTCCTGCATTTGCTTGGCCAGTGAGCCGGGAGAACGGGGAGGTACTACCATACTGTTGTCAGACGCTAAGGGCTTCAGACGATTGGCTTCAGACAGAAAGGTTTTCCTGCAAAGGGCTTCTTTCTCGCGCTCGCTCTGTCATTTACGCATTCAGATCAATTTGTTGGGTGGGATGTTTAATTTCGTCATGTTTCAGTCGATATTGTGCCGGCACATATCAGCCACTCATTATGATAGTTCAGGTCCACAACTAAATTGTCAAGGATTCGTCGTGAAGATTTTATGTAGTTTGACAGCACTTTTCTGCCATCTTCTATAAACAAAGATTGACACACGCTTTCTTTACATGCTCCTTATGTGTGTTCCTGACACACTTGATGCGCAAATTACTGCTCCCGTCGTTGTTGGAACGACAATTACTCTGCTCCCACAGGGTTGAGCCACAATAGATCCGCCTTCAGCCATTACCACTCTAGCAGAGCCTTACATAAGGCCACCTAGGAGTTTCTTCAAGTCTTCAAGCGGCAGACCAGAATCGTCTTTATCGTGCTTGTCGGATTCATCATGGTCATGCCCAGGCAGGGGGAAGGTGTTGGTCTTGTCATCATGTTGAGGCGGCGTGTGGTTGTCGTTGTGGTCATGTTCATCGCCCTTGGGAGAGTCGCCGGCATTGTCGTCATCATGCTTTGGGAGGCTGGGGTACTTgtcctccttgtcctcgtgcTTCGGGGGAGTCGAGGTCTTGTCCTTGGAGTTGTCATCCTTGGGAAGGGTGGTGGTCTTGTCCTCATGCTGAGGCGGAGGATAattgtccttgtcgtcgtgcTTGGGAgggttggtggtgttgtcgtcatcgtgctTCGGGGGCTGGGGGtacttgtccttgtcgtcgtgcTTGGGAgggttggtggtgttgtcgTCATCATGCTTTGGGGGCTGAGGGtacttgtccttgtcgtcctcgtgctttggaggaggtggcgtcttgtccttctcctcctcatGCTTCGGAGGAGGAGTTTTGTCCTTGTCTTCATGCTTTGGCGGATCGGGAtacttgtccttgtcgtcctcgtgcTTGGGTGGTGTCGGAGTATTGTTCTTGTCCTCATGCTTTGGCGGATCGGGAtacttgtccttgtcgtcgtcatgctTCGGCGGTTCGGGAtacttgtccttgtcgtcctcgtgcTTGGGAGGTGTCGGAGTCTTCTCTACCTCGTGCTTCGTGGGAGTCGGGTAGTTGTCTCCGCTCTTTTCGGGAGGCGGAGGGTACGTTTGCTTAACGTCTTTGTCACCACCCTTTTCTCCCGTAGGGAGAGCCAGGGCAgtggcggcgaagagcgCGAGAACAGAGAGAGGCTTCATGATTGCAAATCCAAAAACCGAGTCGTCAAAGTCGTAGTGCAAGGTTCGTTGATCGTCTCTGAAGATGCTTGAGTTGCTGATGATGTTCCAAAAGCCTTCTTGTGGTCTGCGGAAGCAGTATTTATATCTGTTTGGTTGGGACCCAATGCAGGTCTGCGATGtgagagcggcggcgtggtgagACATCCTGCTCCTGTCGTTTTTGAACAGCAAAGAGAATGCCGGCCGGTGTTTCAGCCCAGCGGCTGTGCCGCCAACAATGGTTGGGCTCCAGAATGCTCACGTCTACAGATCAGCGAGTTGGCAAAACAAAGAAGGTGCGCCATCTCCACGATCACCCATGGAGCATGCTTCAACAACAGTCATTTGGATTATTCAAGAGGCAAGGTACAAGATTAGTCCGCGCCACCATCTGCCTCTACATCAATAGTTGAAGGCATTTGATGGTAGCGAGAATGATACGCCAAAGCCTGACATTGAGCAGGCCTATGTTGACGCAACATTCAGCAACATAAAGTGAAGACCCAATTCGCTCATCGAGGCACGACTTGAAATCCCAATACTTCTCAGTACCATTTCGCGACCATATAATTAGAGTCTCGGTGTGTGTAATGTCCCGGGGTGCTCCCGTCACTTGGTCACAATCAAGCCATGGAAGTCTCAGGTTTTGTTTTTGCGCGGCTCGCAAGAAGCAACATGGCCTCTATCAGTCCATTCGCGGCCTCTGACAGTGGCCGATCGGCAACAGGCCGATGCAGGCTGTCCACTCTACGTCGTGCATCTCTGTGGGAAGTTAAGCCTTCCAGTGAGATGTCAAGGGGCTAATTGGCCGCGTTGGGCGTTGTGCATGACGCTTTTGGACGGACCACGCGTCTCTTCAACGACCAACGAATATTTCATCGCGGACCAGTGTGGACTTATCGCATCGACATTGGTCTAACGCACAAGGAAAAGCGCTGCAGACAGCTCGGTGAATACGTCAGCGCCATCTTGGACAACGCACAGTATATGTGTGCCGCGGCTCTGgttggcgccggcaccagTTCGCAACGTGCACCCAACCCAATTTTGACTCTGGACTCATCAATGATTTGAGTGGCACAAATGCATGTGCGACACCTTTGATGGCACAGCAAGACGTCAAGCCGCTCAAGAACAAGACTCCTGCACGGAGTACGACACTGTGAAACATCGCGAGAGACTTCTCATTAGTagccgcgcgcgacgatgcCCATATGTTCTCTCGGGGAGCGCGCGCATGCGTCTTCGATCGACAGACGCCTCTTTACTACAGGCTATCAATTTTGAAGTCACAATACAGGCGCCGCTTTGCATGCAGTCGCCAATATATGATTCGTTTGCCGA is a window of Purpureocillium takamizusanense chromosome 10, complete sequence DNA encoding:
- a CDS encoding uncharacterized protein (EggNog:ENOG503PC5I~TransMembrane:1 (n27-37c42/43o332-351i)~SECRETED:SignalP(1-42~SECRETED:cutsite=AAA-AP~SECRETED:prob=0.8579)), which gives rise to MAETASRRPSSRSSCSSPRARFLCARLLVGFLLLLLLRPAAAAPSTPHDPPPPPPSPSPSPSPSPSPSSSPSPLLPRAPAAAASSNAAAVWATPHDSYSSSVGVLGCKINTDRVAYWPGSVDCTNLCVSLSYQDRQLYLLRIDSSAGAHDISYDAWNYLYTGYSATEKPVSGGAVPMQYETVHPSRCSKLLRTDGSKLPLSASNSINFLTSCLNQTDSWVADNYLLFNILDPVCAWGRDEQCSLDWPDANQPKCSHQLGLAVKYTGAPVFNIRYPSGDKVRAVSDSPGPDSPSSSDDDSTAPSTLVPRLFRQPASLMLLLPPVVAIASNNRGWAQSAACTLLVYGLIIGWLT
- a CDS encoding uncharacterized protein (COG:S~SECRETED:SignalP(1-20~SECRETED:cutsite=AWA-RR~SECRETED:prob=0.4037)~EggNog:ENOG502W6QD); amino-acid sequence: MRLSFLAAAAGLVTRATAWARRNPLDTTDQLQLDALAVAINRDNDFTTLRWTARNTIVGALTLRGKLIDELVSKDIDLAVDELVFSAIQKAVKDDPTRSKVYSVNAPPRRIRSLELSVPGGRYSYDNPDCVYRTVPISDRYEYLVHGRRTAPGPSDMTFSLISNPNSRGTVASLLGEDLVVRDDGT
- a CDS encoding Molybdenum cofactor sulfurtransferase (COG:H~EggNog:ENOG503NXCU), with amino-acid sequence MADILDLFPEYVLTGKLDELRAREYGYLDEQGHTYVDYTGAGLPARRQYHAHKARLEGATFGNPHSMNPTSHSATVLVEKTRERVLSYLNASPDEYQVIFTPNATGAAKLVGEAYSFRKSSRLVLTSDNHNSVVGLREFAGRAGAHTNYVPIQQPSLRIATSAVTKALPRRKRFSLGKVSPGRRGLFAYPAQSNFSGVRHPLGWVSLAQERGYDVLLDAAAYLPTCALDLSTVQPDFVIISWYKVFGFPTGVGCLVARHDAMARLKRPYFAGGTVEAATIGVPWHKLSTGPSAYEDGTSNFLSIPDVHVGLDWLSGIGMELIGTRVRCLTGYFLARLSSLEHTNGAPMARIYGPTDLESRGGTVTFNFLDNTGKVVDERLVATESAAAGISLRTGCFCNPGAGEAAFSLSKKRISSIVRAKPTTFAEVWDLSGLPTGGAIRVSFGISSTARDVEYIIAFATKTYLDRTTNTEGLPERTAC
- a CDS encoding uncharacterized protein (SECRETED:SignalP(1-16~SECRETED:cutsite=ALA-LP~SECRETED:prob=0.7922)); its protein translation is MKPLSVLALFAATALALPTGEKGGDKDVKQTYPPPPEKSGDNYPTPTKHEVEKTPTPPKHEDDKDKYPEPPKHDDDKDKYPDPPKHEDKNNTPTPPKHEDDKDKYPDPPKHEDKDKTPPPKHEEEKDKTPPPPKHEDDKDKYPQPPKHDDDNTTNPPKHDDKDKYPQPPKHDDDNTTNPPKHDDKDNYPPPQHEDKTTTLPKDDNSKDKTSTPPKHEDKEDKYPSLPKHDDDNAGDSPKGDEHDHNDNHTPPQHDDKTNTFPLPGHDHDESDKHDKDDSGLPLEDLKKLLGGLM